A stretch of Triticum aestivum cultivar Chinese Spring chromosome 1D, IWGSC CS RefSeq v2.1, whole genome shotgun sequence DNA encodes these proteins:
- the LOC123173363 gene encoding calcineurin B-like protein 7, with the protein MVLPRRQAATAVDLCQAHGITATAAAAPPRGDHHDKRGICPSDVADDGVVTSGAWPNTALDAASRQGGTATLPRQRGACISSSARQRGANIPPRNRNDVEIPPIDLLAPWIEQGILRCFPGVFFIPFCKKTAVNHKKKAGFVSLFKRAPRHEDAALLAKETTFSLDEVKALYELFEKISYSIFKDGLIHKEEFQLALFRNSNRKNLFADRIFDLFDLKRNGVIEFDEFVRSLQIFHPDTPMADKIAFAFRLYDLRGTGSIEREELKEMVLAILSESDLLLSDDAVEQMVDQTFTEADLNGDGRIDPDEWKALTSTNPALLKYMTLPYLKDMTMSSFPSFILYPGTGDEELY; encoded by the exons ATGGTTCTCCCACGCCGGCAGGCGGCAACGGCAGTGGATCTTTGTCAGGCTCACGGTATCACTGCCACCGCAGCAGCTGCGCCTCCTCGTGGAGACCACCATGACAAAAGAGGAATTTGTCCGTCAGATGTAGCTGATGATGGAGTGGTCACTTCAGGAGCATGGCCCAACACTGCCCTCGACGCCGCGTCTCGTCAAGGAGGAACCGCCACGCTACCGCGTCAACGAGGAGCCTGCATCTCCTCTTCGGCGCGTCAAAGAGGAGCCAACATACCCCCACGCAACCGCAACGACGTCGAGATC CCACCTATAGATCTTTTAGCACCGTGGATCGAACAAGGCATCCTTCGTTGTTTCCCAG GTGTTTTCTTCATCCCTTTCTGCAAGAAGACGGCTGTTAATCATAAGAAAAAGGCTGGGTTTGTTAGCCTT TTCAAACGAGCTCCTCGGCATGAGGATGCTGCTCTTCTGGCCAAAGAGACCACAT TTTCTTTGGATGAAGTGAAGGCCCTCTACGAGTTGTTTGAAAAGATTAGCTATTCTATATTCAAGGATGGGCTCATCCACAAG GAGGAGTTCCAACTTGCTCTCTTCAGGAACAGCAATCGGAAAAACCTTTTTGCCGATCGG ATATTTGATCTGTTCGATCTGAAGCGAAATGGTGTGATTGAATTTGACGAGTTTGTTCGGTCCCTCCAAATTTTTCACCCGGATACTCCCATGGCAGACAAGATTGCAT TTGCATTCAGACTATATGACCTGCGAGGCACCGGCAGCATTGAACGTGAAGAG TTGAAGGAGATGGTGCTTGCAATCCTGAGTGAATCAGACCTACTTCTTTCTGACGACGCTGTCGAACAGATGGTTGATCAG ACATTCACAGAGGCAGACCTGAACGGCGACGGGAGGATAGATCCCGACGAATGGAAAGCATTGACAAGCACGAATCCAGCCTTGCTGAAGTACATGACTCTCCCATACCTGAA GGACATGACCATGTCATCGTTCCCCAGCTTTATTCTCTACCCTGGAACTGGCGATGAAGAGTTGTACTAG